The sequence agtgagcagctgtgtggtgctgagctgcctaccagggttaaactaCACCCTTTATgaaactctgctcctggctgtttgcTGTCTGAGCGGGCTcactgttgtgtgtgtgtttgggcgtGAATGTATGTACGTGCTGTGCTGGTCAGTTCTAAGTGGGGCTGGCAAGGAGGACGAGGACACCAGGGTCTGGAGAGACCCAGGGCTGGAACTGCCAAGCGGGTAGTATCTCTGAGTGTGGGCAGACCCAAAGCCCAGGCCCACACTGGAGGGACCGCGGGGGTGTGTAAGCCTGCAGGTAAGTTCTGCCGGGAATGTAGGGAGCACTCGTGCAGCCTTCACACCAGATCAGCCTGAGAGGGGGAACGGGATggggccagctgtgctgctcgtggctgtgcaggtgctgctggtggtgtggtggCTGTAAAGGTGCTGTTGCCTGTTGGAGCTGGTCTGTGTAGGGTTGGCCATGtccatctttgtttccttgcagacacCTGGATTTAGTGCTTTCCCTTGGGTTGACTCCACCTTGGGCAACCTCTCACTTTGTGGGGCTCCAGGCAGTGACCACCCCAGGCACCCGCGGTCCATGCGTATGTCGCgggctctccaggcagctccagattcCTCTCCTGGAGGATGTCCTCTGCCCTGTCACGCACTGGGACAGCGCAGTATGACAGCATCTCGGTGACTGTTCACCATCTCCACTGTCAATAGACAACACCACGTGTCCTCAATCCAACCCTTGTTCTCTAACAGCTACCCACGTGACAACGAGCTTTTTACTCAGGACCTTTTGCAATGAAATTCCTGGGCCTGTTGTTGAgatcagctgtggaagaagagccaaaccttgaggaactgcatgggggagatgtcattttattacagagatgctatgagagggtcagctctgaaacagtgttagaaaaacatttatccagGTTTCAGGGGAGAGGGACAGTGAGACGGGTTAATTTCTCAGGAGAGTGAGCTGAACACAAATGATTATGTAGGAACATAATAACCATAAATAATAATAGAGGTACTGCTGACAAAAAAATCAaggataaaaccagaaaaaaagtacagGCCTGCATAGGGATAAACTAGATATCATTTGTGAAGAGTGTTGGAAAATTTATCAATATTGACAAACATCCGTGAAATCACCTTCCTAATGGAGTCCTtcagctcctggttcctcatgctgtagatgagggggttcactgctggaggcaccaccgagtacagaacagccatcaccagatccagggatggggaggagatagAGGGGGGCTTCAGGCAagcaaacatggcagtgctgataaacagggagaccacggccaggtgagggaggcacgtggaaaaagctttgtgccgtccctgctcagaggggatcctcagcacagccctgaagatctgcacataggacagcacaatgaaaacaaaacacccaaaagccaaagcaaaactaaccacaataagcccaacttccctgacaTAGGAGCGTGAGCAgcagagcttgaggatctgggggatttcacagaagaactggtccacagcattgccgtggcagagggggattgtcagtgtattggccgtgtgcagcacagcagtgagagacccactgccccaggcagctgctgccatgtggacacaagctctgctgcccaggagggtcctgtagtgcaggggtttacagatggcaacgtagcggtcataggccatgatggtgagcagataaaactctgctgacatcaagaagggaaagagaaagacctgggcagcacatcctgcataggagatggccctggtgtcccacagggaattggccatggatttggggacagtagtggagatggagcccagatCAACAACAGACaggttgagaaggaagaagtacatgggggtgtggaggctgtggtcgcaggctacggtggtgatgatgaggccattgcccaggagggcagccaggtagatgcccaggaagagccagaactccaagagctgcagctcccgcgtgtccgCAAAGACGAGGAGGAGGAACTCAGTGTTGGAGCTGTTGTTGGACATCTGCTACCTCAgggcatggggacctgtccaaggaaGAGAGGTCATTGACAGGTTAGGATaaacatcttgaaataaaactcaaatttTCTCACAGAAATGCTCAAATTATCTTATTCTTTGGGAGCACATTCATTCAACTCCTTTTGTAGAGCTCCTTTGGTTGCTTGTTGAGTGTACAGTGAGGAGCAGGGTCTCAGCTGTGGGCTCCAGAGGAGACACTCCTGCCCTACAGTGGGGCGGGGTGAGGATTAGGCATTCCTGCTCACAGCTTAGGTCAGATGTTACCCACTCATAACCGTAAGATTACCAGGGGATTGTTCTTTGGGagcaaaaagagcatttttactGCACTGGGAGTGAACAGCTGTACCTGGGGAGAGACAAAAGGATTGCCTACATCTTAGTGCCCAGAGAGGGGAGGTGGTCTGTGCATCAgcctttttcctggcttctttgtGCTTGCACCTCTTTGACCTCCAGCAtgttcacacacacatattatcCCCCAAAAGAAACAGGGCAGAGTAGAGAAAAGGGAATTCCCATCTGCATGACAGGACCCACAGGGTCAGCatgtgagctgcagctgaaaccccactCCCCAGCAAGTTGAGGGGAAGagcaagggaagcacagacaggaggggaaggaaacaagcagcatcagcaggatTCTCTGCAAAGGGATTCAAAGTCATGGGGAGATTGCACAGGTGATGCTGGAGCTCTCTGTgagctgaagcagagggaagctggagtTGATGATGCTTCTGTGAGACTTTTACATCTGTCAGCATAACAGCTGAAGAGTCTCAGATCCCCACCCAAAActgaaagatgaatttgcatttgtcattCATCACCCAGCCAACCAGGAGTAGAAAACTCAAAGCTCAGGCTCTTTCCCTTTCAAGTAACCCTCACCTTGACCTTCCTGTTGAAAAATCCCCTTGGAAATGCtctgggggtgatctggagccgttagcagccctgacccatgaaGCAGACTCTTGatagcagaaggaccctgccttgcccttc comes from Mycteria americana isolate JAX WOST 10 ecotype Jacksonville Zoo and Gardens unplaced genomic scaffold, USCA_MyAme_1.0 Scaffold_111, whole genome shotgun sequence and encodes:
- the LOC142403119 gene encoding olfactory receptor 14C36-like produces the protein MSNNSSNTEFLLLVFADTRELQLLEFWLFLGIYLAALLGNGLIITTVACDHSLHTPMYFFLLNLSVVDLGSISTTVPKSMANSLWDTRAISYAGCAAQVFLFPFLMSAEFYLLTIMAYDRYVAICKPLHYRTLLGSRACVHMAAAAWGSGSLTAVLHTANTLTIPLCHGNAVDQFFCEIPQILKLCCSRSYVREVGLIVVSFALAFGCFVFIVLSYVQIFRAVLRIPSEQGRHKAFSTCLPHLAVVSLFISTAMFACLKPPSISSPSLDLVMAVLYSVVPPAVNPLIYSMRNQELKDSIRKVISRMFVNIDKFSNTLHK